AATGAACCTGCCTGCCATCATTGCCATGGCGGAAATCAGCCTGTGCTCGGAGTGCTGGTCATGCGTCAGGACATCTCCAGACAGATGGGCACGCTCATGGACGGCCAGATAAAGGCCGGGTCGATAATGGCCGCAGGCATGTTCGTGCTGCTGGGCTGTCTGGCGTTTTTCATGCGGCTGGCGATCTTCAAGCCTGTCCAGGCAGTGGCGCAGGCCACTGAAATGATAAGCAAGGGAGATTTGACGGTTCGGGTGGAGACCAAAAGCCGGGATCAGATCGGGCAGTTGGCGCAGAGCGTGAACACAATGACTGAGAACATGGGCGCCATGATGCGCGAGATCATCTCCGGAGTCGGCACGTTGGCCGACGCCTCCGGGCAACTGACGGCGGTATCCGAAACCGTGGCCGAAGTGGCCAGGGACAATCAGGGCCGTTCCAACAGCGTGGCTGCCGCCGCCGAGGAGATGAGCCAGAACATGCGTTCAGTGGCAGCTGCCACCGAACAGGCTACGGTCAACATATCCACTGTTGCAGCCGCATCCGAGGAAATGAGCGCCACCATCGAAGAGATCTCCAGGAGCACCGGCCGGGCCAGGGATATAACCGCCCAGGCCGTGAGCACGGCGCAGGCCACCTCGATTGATGTGGATCGCCTTGGAGCTGTGGCCAGCGAAATCAACTCCGTGACGCAAACGATCACGGCCATCTCCTCCCAGACGAACCTGCTGGCGCTCAACGCCACCATCGAAGCCGCCAGGGCTGGCGAGGCCGGGCGGGGATTTGCGGTCGTGGCCAATGAGATCAAGGAACTGGCCAATCAGACGGCGACAGCTACGGATGAAATCCGCAGCAAGATCAGCGGAATCCAGGGCGCCACGGATCAGACCATCGGGCGGATCGGCGAAATCACCCGGGTCATCACGGACATCGACTCCATCGTGGCCACCATCGCGGCCGCCGTGGAGGAGCAGTCCACGACCACCCGCGACATAGCGCAGAATATCGGTCAGGCCTCGCAGGGTCTTGACGAGGTCAATCACAACGTGACCCAGACTTCCGGAGTTGCCGGGGAGATTACCGTCCAGATCGCTGAGGTCAGCAACTCGGCATCGAACATGAGCCGCAATGGCGAAACGGTTCGGGAGCACGCAGAGGAGTTGCGCGCCCTCTCGGAACAGCTTAAAGGGCTCGTGCAGATGTTTCGCATCAGCTAGACTTTCAATCGAGCGAGGACGCACATATGAAGAAGTTTTTTTTGACAGGGTTGCTTGTGCTGGCCATGGCCTGTCCCGGTTTTGCCAGGACATACAACATTTCCGTGAGCCAGTTTGTCGAGCATCCGTCGCTTGACGCTGTCCTGAAGGGTTTCAAGGACAGCCTCAAGGCGCAGGGGTTGGACGCGGTTTACTCCGTGCACAATGCCCAGGCCAACATGGCTACGGCCAACCAGATCGCGGCCCAGATCGCCGGTGAAAAGCCCGACCTGGTGCTGGCCATTGCCACCCCCTCGGCCCAGGCTTGTGCCTTGGCCACCAAAAAATCGCCGATCCTGGCTGGAAGCCCGCTTTTGTTCACGGCCATCACCGACCCGGTGGGCGCGGGGCTGGTCGATGATCTGGAGAAACCGGGCAAGAACATTACCGGAGTGTCCGACATGCTGCCCGTGGGCCAGCATATGGCCATGCTGCGCCGCTTCTACCCCGATCTCAAGAAGCTCGGAGTGATCTACAACGCTGGCGAAGCCAATTCCAAAACCACCGTTGCCATGGTCAAGGCCGAAGGACTCAAGGCCGGTTTCGAAGTGGTGGAGGCGACAGTGGCCAAGACCAGTGACGTCTATCAGGCAGCCAAGGCGCTGGTCGGAAAGGTTGACGCAGTCTACCTGCCGACGGACAACACGGTCATCTCCTCCCTGGAATCCGTGATCAAGGTTTGCCAGCAGGAGAAAATGCCGCTGTTTTCCGCCGATGTTGATTCAGTGAAACGAGGCACCGTGGCCGCGCTGGCGTTCGATTACTATCAGCACGGATATCAGACCGGTCTCATGGCCAAACGCATCATGGTCGATGGCTCTTTTCCATCGGTCACTCCCGTGGAGACTCAGCAGGAGTTGATACTGCATCTCAACCTCGGGGCCGCAAGGAAGATCGGCGTGGCTGTTCCTGCAGAAGTCAAAAAGGACGCTGACAAGATTTATGAGTAGCCCAGTTTTGCTCAGTTTTGAACCGAGGCGGCCTGGCCGCCTCTTTTTTTATGCATCGCCCGATACAGCAGGTAGGCGGGCATGACCGAAGCGTTCCGGGCCGCGCGCATATTGACCATGAACCCGGACTGCCCGGAGATTTTGGATGGAGGAATCCTGGTCCGGGAGGGGCGCATCCTGGCCATTGGGGCCTGGCGTGAGGTGGCTGCGGAAGGCGTGCGCCGCGATCTGGGGGCGGTCACGGTCGTGCCCGGACTCATCAACGCCCATGCACATCTGGAGTTGTCGCATCTGGCAGGGCGGGTGCCCGCCGGCCAGGGCTTTTCGGTCTGGGCGGACACACTCTTTGCCGCTATGCGTGAAAGCAGGGTGACGGAAGCGGACTTGGAGCTGGCTGTGGCTGCTGCGCGCGCAAGCGGGACCTGCCATGTGGCCGACGTGGTCGGGCGCGAGTTCGGCATGGTGCGGCGCGTACTGGAGAGACAGGGGCTGGGCGGCTTTCTTTTCCACGAATTTTCTGGTCGAGGCCGCGAGTTTCGTCCCGGGTCACTGCCCGGAGACTGGAGTCCGGGAGTGCACTCCCTGTACTCCACGGAGCAGGGCCTGGCCCGGACCATCAAGCAATGGTGCATGTCGCAGGGTCTTCCTTTCAGCCTGCACCTGGCCGAAGCGCCGGGAGAGAACGAACTTTTCAGAACCGGCAGCGGCGAGTTTGCAGATTTTCTCCGCGCACGCCGCATCCTGCCCAAGGGTTTTGTCCCGCCGGGCCTCAGCGCCGTGGGCTTCGCACATGAACTTGGGCTTCTGGACGGACAGACCTTGGCCGTGCATTGCGTGCAGCTGGATGAAAACGATGTGGAGACCCTGGCCACAAGCGGTGCCTGCGTCTGTCTGTGCCCCCGCAGCAACAGATGGATAGGGGTGGGGGATGCTCCTGTGGCCGCCTTGCACGCGTCGAAAGTCCCCTTGTGCCTGGGCACGGATTCCTTGGCGTCGGCCCCGGACCTTGACCTGTGGCAGGAGCTGCGCGCAGTGCGGGCGCTTCTGCCCGCGTCCGTGCCGCTGGCGGATCTCCTTGCCCTTGCGACCCGCAATCCGGCCAGGTTGCTTGGCATTGACACGGAAATCGGAAGCCTGGACGTCGGCAAACGCGCAACATGGAGCGTTCTGCCTGGCGATATGGTGTGACGGCCGGCAATGATTTTGGAGTTTGGAGCCTAAAGAGCGAAGACGGCAAAACGAAAGGCAGGGGCTGTTTGATGAGATCCTTGGCGGAAGCGTATAGGACGTAACTGCGCTTCCGCTATCAGAGATTAACTTCCCGAAATGGTTATGCGGCCATTTGGTTGATGGTCCGAAAATGGTCCGAAGTCATTATGCACATGACATCCATCAATGGCAATGGCTCAAATAAGGTTCGAGTGTATGACATGCCTCCAGGTTGGAACGTTTGCGAGTTAAAAAGATGTTGTTGCGTCTTACGGTCGCCAATGGATAAGGGCGGTGAGAAACTGTGTTATAATAGAGTTTACTCAACAAAATGGAGGAGCCCTCGATGGATTACGCGGGAGGAGTCTCGGTAATAATGTTGATAGTGGGGATTTGCTCATTAGTGTTGTCAATCTCTCTTATGATTGCTCCACTAATTATCTGGCGAAACACGAATAGGACAAATCGGTTGTTGGCTTCGCTTTTGATAAGAATGAATGTTTCAAAGAGGGAAATCCTGGATATTTGGACGGCTGAAGCAGAGAGCGAAAAGAATTTCCGGGCATTGTTTGGACAGGATGGCCCAAACGTAAAATCTGAAAAATAGCAGATGGAAGATCAGGGCGAGAAGACTCCCTTTTGCGGTGATGCCTTTAAGGCCCTGGCGGATGAACTCACCCAGAGGTGAGGTCATGGGCGCAGTCGAATGGAAAATAAAGGGGGGGGCCGAAGCCCCGCCCTAGGATTTGAACAGTAAGAGAGTTATTGAGTTATTTTCGAGCATTACACCAAACAAGACTCCAACCAATAACGTAATGCCCAATGCCCATAAAACCATCCGGAGATCACTCATTGTCACCTCGTGGACAACAGATTCGTGTTGACACGAAATTGAATATCCCCGTATTTCAAAGCTTCCACGCTGCGAAGTTGGGATTACTCAATTTCGTTAAAGACCCGAATTTTTCGGGTCTTTTTTTTCCTCTGCCAAAAATTCCAGTTTCGATGACGCCATGATGGAGCGTTTCTAGATCATCTGTCAACTTTATGCGAACGGCCAACTCTGCACGCACGTTCCCTCTGGCTCCCCTTCAGCAGCATCATAATACCCATCTTTTTATGCTTTTATCATCTCTCTGCAATTGTTCGACTTTTCGACAGCTGTAGAGCACCGTGAAGATAACATAGAGAAGTTGACCCGTCTTGACCAGTGGCCTGACCGGCGCTGACGGCGGGCATCAGCCGAAAATGGTTCAGGTGGCAGGAGGCCAGGGCCAACGCGTCTCCGGCATCTTCGGCCCAGTCCGGACAATGAATCTTCTTAAGCGAATTAGTCTTATCCGTACCCATAAAGGTATACCCGTAGCGCGTACAAAAACGGGTACAAAAAAGCGTACCCAAAACCTGGAGATTCTGAATTTTAGATACATAAAAAATTGACATCTAGATCTGAAACGGGTACATATTGAGTCAACGAGAGACGATCAACCCAAAAGAGAGAGGTCAAGACCATGTCGAATATCGCTTACGTCCGCGTTTCTTCCACTGATCAACACACCGACCGTCAGCTTGCAAACGCAGGCGTCACCTTCGACAAAACTTTCGAGGACAAGACCAGCGGGAAGGACACCAACCGTCCAGCCCTGAAGGAATGTCTTGAATACCTGCGAGACGGTGACACGCTCCACGTTCACAGCATCGACCGCCTTGCTCGTAGCCTTCAGGATCTCCAGTCCTTGATCGACTCCTTGCTGGTCAAGGGCGTGACCGTGAAGTTTTTCAAGGAAGGACTGACCTTTCAGAACCACGGTACACAAGATCCTTTCGCCAAGCTCCTTTTCCAAGTGCTTGGCTCTTTCGCGGAGTTTGAACGGAACATCATCCGCGAACGTCAGAGAGAAGGCATTGAGAAGGCCAAGGCCGCAGGGCGTTATGGTCACGGCAAGGGCGGCAGGAAGCAGACCGTTGACCGGGAAAAGGTCAAGGCGTTGCGTGAAGAAGGCGTGCCGTTCCGGAAGATAGCGGAGCAGATTGGCTGTAGCCTATCCACTGTCCAGCGCTGTTTGGACGATCGCAAGAAGTGATCCATGGCCAGGCTTCCACCTGGCCATTCGGAACGAGTCCCGCACCAGCTCCCCCAGATCCGCCGTGACATGATGCAGGGTGTTATCCGTTACCGCCCCCCCCCGTAGCTACAGTCGTCACGAAATGTAAAAATCCTTGACTTTTTTTGCAATACTAGACTATAAATGGCTCTAGTGCATTTGGAATCCAACTTCAAATGCATCAGGGTCTACAGAGTGATCCACTAATGCCAAATGCAAGTTTCTTCCGTCCGAAGGGATTTGCAATTGGCAGAGCTATGTCTTTTGCCGGGGATCGGCCCGGCGCGCAACCTTTAACCCGCCCAAATGGGCAAAATCGGAGGCTTATGGCTAAAAAAAAACAGCCGAAAATTAACGGTGCACTATCGATGCAGCAAGAATTAGAAGAATTGTTCTTTCAGGCAAAAAAGGCAAAAAATATAAAGCAAGCCGGTTATATCGCGCAAGTTTGGGCTTCACTAGAGTCTCATGCTTCTTTAGAACGAGATCAAGATAAAGAAGATAAGACCGCTTTGGACGATCTTGTTGATATACTTAAAAACATGAGGTCAAAATTATACAACGATGGAAAAGGAGAAAAAGAAGATGACAGAAAAGAAGATTGAAGAGTTACAGAGAGCCAATAAGGCGCAAGCCGAGGCCTTGGTGGCCGCTGCCCACCAGGTGCTCGTTGCCGAGCTGAAGGGGCATCCCGACGCGAAGGACTGCCCGAATTTCGAATTGTTGGCCGACGTCATTATCGCGGACCATAACTTCGGTGCGAACGCGGAAACCGGAGCCTTTCAGACGCACTATGACCCAGAACAACGCTATCCGTCAGGGCTTGACCTCAGTAGCATCTTGGCCAGGATCAAGTCAGATCCGGAAAGCGCCATCCTGCTCCGACCCGCTGGACCGAAATGGACGCCGCCCACTAATAACCCGTGGTTGCCGGAACACAATAATCTGACCCTTCAAGGGCAGGTATTCAAGAATGACGCCGAGTTGGCCGCGAAATGGGAAGCCGAGGCCAAGCGCCGGGAACAGGCTTTGCGGAGGGCTTCAAACGCATGACGATCAGGACAGAATTATCGGGTTATACTGAACACGGACATTCAGGAATCCTTGCGGCCACGGGGCTTCCGGCCCCGTCGAAAGTGTCCATAGAAACCTATGCTACCTATGCTTATTCCAGACACTCCAAACTGATCCTTCACGAAGAGCAGAGCTACCGAGGATTGCCCGTCAATGTGGACTCCGACAGTAGCCCCCTTAATCGTGAGATCCTTCAGGCCCTGCACGAAAGGCATAGCCCGGCTGTCCTGGAGTTCGGGACTTCGGCGGTTATGATCAGAGCAGATTGGGAGGCAGGGACGCCACAGGTTGCCCTACAAGACCTCATGGCGCGGCTTCAAGATCAGGCAGGACGAAGAAAAACGAAGATCCACTACATGATCGTGGCCGAATTCGTTGAGGGACAGAGGGGTAACCACTTCCACGGCGTGCTTTGGTTCGATGAAAACAAGTTGGATTATCCGAGCATGGTGAACAGAATGTGGAAGAAGGTCCAGAAGGCCCACGAACTGCCCGATTCATGCCGCATCATCTGGCGTCGGAACAACCACAAGCCGTTCCGCTTTCAGATCGGGCAGACGCAGGAGGAATTCCGGAAGGCCTTCCGCGTGGCGTCCTACCTGGCCAAGACGAGTCAACCGCCTCTCACAAGCCCTGCCAAGCGCTCCAGGATCGCTTCCAGGACGCGGAGCGACGTTTTTCGCTTCTTCATACCGGAAGAGCCGAGGACACGCTTCCAGCTCATCCTGGCCGACGACCTTAATAATGCAAAACAGTATCAACAAGGAGTTTGATATGCTACGAGCAGGAAAGTTATCGAAATCAACCACAAAAGACCTTACGTGGTTCTGCAACCTTGAAAAATGTTATGACGCAGGAAACGGGGTATACGTCACAAAAGACTATTGCATTATTGTCCTGGAAGACTGTTGTCTAACATGGAAACATGCAGACATGTTAAATTCAGATATATGTAAGACATATTTTCAGGCTCACGAAGAAGCAGACGCCCATAAGAAATTCTTGCAGAATATCTTCGAATCTAAAGAAAAAACGGAGGAGCTAATCTGCCGAATATTAAGCATGTGATTGACAAAATACTCATGTAAATCAACATATTCCTTGACATTGCGGGCGGAATATGTTCAAAGTCACAAGTATATTGGGCTGCCGCTCTTTGACAGATGAATATTCGAAAATTGAAAGTATAGATACGTTGCGTGGTTTTACCACGCCTCCGCCCGTGCACAGACGAGGCGGTTACAGTGACAAGGCAAGTCCTGGCCGGACAGATCGTGGGGTGAGAAATCCAAACAGCGCCAGGCCCGTTGAGAATGCTGGACGCGGAAAGCAGAGACGCCCCAAATATGAGAATTTCAACTCTATCCTAGGAGCTGGGACAGCGTGAATCCCAGTTCCTGGGATAGAGCTTCTTTCTCCCGGCCAAGATTGGGGGCCAGGAGCCTCGGAAGTTGGCTCTCCAAGGTGAGGGCGAATTTTTCGACCGTAGGTCATCTCAGCCTGGCAGAGGGCATTAGGATTCAAATTTTAAAATCTTCCGTTATTTTAGGTTCTTAAATTTGCGTTTCCGCTTGACTCTGGCCGCGCTAGAAACAACACAAGCACCTGTCCAAGGGCTAGTTGCTAGGTGGCCAAGGTTGATTTTGTAATCAATCTTGCAAGTAACCTCCCCGTATATATCGGGAATCGGGTAGCCTCCAGCGTAATAGTCGTAGGTCATGGAGTGTCCATCAATCCAATCCCCGGCGATATTGGGCGGAATATGCCCGATGGCTTGTGCTGCCAGACGCCCCGGAACGCGTGCATGTTTCAGACATGTGCAGACCGTGGAACGAAAGCTGTGAAATTTCTTTTTGGTTCCCCTGGGAGAGGCTTCCAGCTGGATTTTCGGCAGAAAAACCTTGTGAAACCATTGGGAAACGCTTTTTCCATAGTCAGAAGGTAGCTTCCGGTCGATGTCAAAGAGCATGGTTTTTCCGGCAGCATGCCTTGATTCCAGAAACTCAGGAAAGTGCAATATCTCGACTATGAACTGATGAACCGGGACCGTCCTAATTCCCGCTTCGGTTTTCACCCGAGTTTCCAGGTCTTCGTCGGTCTTGATGTGAATGCACCAAACGCCGTCAATCAGCGTCACGTCAGATACTTTGAGTTGCGCAAGTTCAGATTGCCGGGCACCTGTGAACAAAGCTAGGAGAGGTATCCAAAACTTCCAGGAATCACTCTTTGTGTGCTCCAGGTAATCAGACCCGAACATGTTTTCCAGGTCCGTCCGGGTAAACGGTGCATATATCCCTGTGTTATTTTTTGAGGCTTTGACCGGCTGAATATCGGTCATGGGGCTGACGTCTAGGTGCCCTTGGTCCACGGCCCACGCGAAAAACAGCTTCACGCAGTTCAGTTTATCGTTGACAGCACGTGGAGCGCATAGCGTGTCCGACTTGTGCTCCATTCGTAGGAGTTGGGCTATAGTCTTGCCGGGAAACTTCTGTACGTATTTGGCCGGAAGTTTTTGCAATGCCTCCCGATAGTTCCGGCAATGGGTCTTGGTAATGTCGATTACGTCCAGATCACTGGTCAGTTCCAAGAACTCACGAGCACAGGCAAGATACTTGGTGAGTGTCGATTTGACCTTGCCTTCCTTCCGCAAGACCTTTTCCCAAGCAATAATGGCAGCACTCAGGGCAATGGACGGCTTGCACTCCATTGTCGGGGCTGATGTTCCGGTAATGCCGCCACTGTAAGCACTGAGCATGAGAAGTTCCAGGCCGTGGTTACCGGTCTTGCGAAGTCGCTGAATTTCCATGACCCGGCATAACTCCTTGGCCGCCAAGTATCTCACCTTGTTGGCTTCCGGCCCTGGCAAATCAGTAATGTCGATGCCGGTCAGCTCGTTGAATTGACCGTCCAGTCCTGACAGAAAGTCAAAGTCTTTGTTCTTGATGGCCAGGGTTAGTTCATCATGCAGGATGTCATCATACGGTTCATTGGGGGGAAGATGAGAACGTGGAACATCTGCCCATGGCTCATAATCCGTCCATCGTTTTTGGTCATCGGCATTCAAAAGAGCATCACGATAGAGGGTCAGTGCCCGGCGTAGTCTGTTTTCATCCATGCCTAGTTTTGCCTCCCTGGCCACGAGCGAATGAAGTTTGCTTGCCAGCAATCCAGCTTTCCGCTTGTTGCCTGTTCGCAATGAAATTTTGTAGGTCACGCCACCGGCATCACGCCATCGAAAATGCCATGTTGACCCATGCTGAACGATGAAAGACATTGAGCCTCCGGCCCTGGCCATGGTCCAAAAATGGTCCAAGTTCAGGGTGCATTGGCCGCTTTTGCCTCCGGGTACAAAAAAACCCGGAATATATCCGGGTAGTTGTGTTGGCTTGGCGGAAGCGTATAGGAGTCGAACCTACCGAAGACCTCTCGACCTTCCACCGGTTTTGAAGACCGGGCGCCACACCGGTGACGATACGCTTCCCCCTCAAGGAGGCACGTATCTATCAATGCACTGGGCAATGATCAAGTTTTTCCGGAAACCTTTTAAAAAAGCTTTTTTTTGATGAAAATTTTCTTGTCATTCTGCAAACTGACCTTAACAATGATTCCTTGTTCAGCTTCGGGTTCGTTCGTTATATGAAGCAAAATGGTCGGTGGGAGGAAAGCTTTCCAACTCGGCTTATGGAGGTTTTTTCATTTGAATAGTTTTTCCAAGAATCTGGTTCTTTGGGCCGGGATCTGCATGGTGATGATTGTTCTGTTCAATCTGTTCAATCAGCCACCGGTGTCGCCCAATGACCTCAATTACACGCAATTTCTGAACAAGGTTCGCCAGGGTGAGGTGGCCAGCGTCAAGATTCAGGGATCCCGCATCTCCGGAGTCATGGTCGATGATCAGAGGTTCACTTCTTACGCTCCCGATGATCCGACCCTGGTCGACACGCTGGTCAAGAACAACGTGCAGGTCAAGGCCGAGCCGCAGGAAGATGCCCCTTGGTACATGACCGTGCTCATCTCCTGGTTCCCGATGCTGCTCCTTATCGGCGTGTGGATTTTTTTCATGCGTCAGATGCAGGGCGGCGGTGGAAAGGCCATGTCCTTTGGCAGATCGCGAGCCAAGTTGGTCACTCAGGAAGAAACCAAGGTGACTTTCGCGGATGTTGCCGGTGTGGACGAAGCCAAGGAGGAGTTGCAGGAGATTGTCGATTTTCTGAGCAATCCCAAGAAATTTACACGGCTCGGCGGCCGCATCCCCAAGGGTGTGCTGCTGGTGGGAGGTCCCGGCACGGGCAAAACCCTGCTGGCCAGGGCCGTGGCCGGCGAAGCAGGTGTGCCCTTTTTCTCCATCTCCGGCTCCGACTTTGTGGAAATGTTCGTCGGTGTCGGTGCCGCCCGGGTGCGCGACCTGTTCATCCAGGGCAAGAAGAACGCCCCCTGCCTCATCTTCATCGATGAAATCGATGCCGTGGGCCGTCAGCGCGGCGCAGGCCTTGGCGGCGGACATGACGAGCGCGAGCAGACCCTCAATGCCATGCTTGTGGAGATGGACGGATTCGAATCAAACGAAGGCGTCATTCTGATCGCGGCCACCAACCGTCCGGACGTGCTTGATCCGGCACTGCTGCGTCCCGGCCGTTTCGATCGTCAGGTCGTGGTGCCCAATCCGGATTTGCGGGGCCGCAAGCGCATCCTCGAAGTGCACACCCGCAAGACCCCCTTGTCGAAGGAGGTTGATCTGGAAGTGCTGGCGCGGGGAACACCCGGTTTTTCCGGCGCGGATCTCGAGAATCTGGTCAACGAGGCGGCTCTGCATGCGGCCAAGCTGAGTCAGGACCTGGTCACCATGATCGACTTCGAGGAAGCCAAGGACAAGGTCATGATGGGCAAGGAACGGCGCTCCATGATTTTGAGCGACGAAGAGAAGAAGACCACCGCCTACCACGAGGCTGGTCACACTCTGGTCGCACA
The genomic region above belongs to Deltaproteobacteria bacterium HGW-Deltaproteobacteria-18 and contains:
- a CDS encoding ABC transporter permease, producing the protein MKKFFLTGLLVLAMACPGFARTYNISVSQFVEHPSLDAVLKGFKDSLKAQGLDAVYSVHNAQANMATANQIAAQIAGEKPDLVLAIATPSAQACALATKKSPILAGSPLLFTAITDPVGAGLVDDLEKPGKNITGVSDMLPVGQHMAMLRRFYPDLKKLGVIYNAGEANSKTTVAMVKAEGLKAGFEVVEATVAKTSDVYQAAKALVGKVDAVYLPTDNTVISSLESVIKVCQQEKMPLFSADVDSVKRGTVAALAFDYYQHGYQTGLMAKRIMVDGSFPSVTPVETQQELILHLNLGAARKIGVAVPAEVKKDADKIYE
- a CDS encoding amidohydrolase; the encoded protein is MTEAFRAARILTMNPDCPEILDGGILVREGRILAIGAWREVAAEGVRRDLGAVTVVPGLINAHAHLELSHLAGRVPAGQGFSVWADTLFAAMRESRVTEADLELAVAAARASGTCHVADVVGREFGMVRRVLERQGLGGFLFHEFSGRGREFRPGSLPGDWSPGVHSLYSTEQGLARTIKQWCMSQGLPFSLHLAEAPGENELFRTGSGEFADFLRARRILPKGFVPPGLSAVGFAHELGLLDGQTLAVHCVQLDENDVETLATSGACVCLCPRSNRWIGVGDAPVAALHASKVPLCLGTDSLASAPDLDLWQELRAVRALLPASVPLADLLALATRNPARLLGIDTEIGSLDVGKRATWSVLPGDMV
- a CDS encoding resolvase — translated: MSNIAYVRVSSTDQHTDRQLANAGVTFDKTFEDKTSGKDTNRPALKECLEYLRDGDTLHVHSIDRLARSLQDLQSLIDSLLVKGVTVKFFKEGLTFQNHGTQDPFAKLLFQVLGSFAEFERNIIRERQREGIEKAKAAGRYGHGKGGRKQTVDREKVKALREEGVPFRKIAEQIGCSLSTVQRCLDDRKK
- a CDS encoding cell division protein FtsH → MNSFSKNLVLWAGICMVMIVLFNLFNQPPVSPNDLNYTQFLNKVRQGEVASVKIQGSRISGVMVDDQRFTSYAPDDPTLVDTLVKNNVQVKAEPQEDAPWYMTVLISWFPMLLLIGVWIFFMRQMQGGGGKAMSFGRSRAKLVTQEETKVTFADVAGVDEAKEELQEIVDFLSNPKKFTRLGGRIPKGVLLVGGPGTGKTLLARAVAGEAGVPFFSISGSDFVEMFVGVGAARVRDLFIQGKKNAPCLIFIDEIDAVGRQRGAGLGGGHDEREQTLNAMLVEMDGFESNEGVILIAATNRPDVLDPALLRPGRFDRQVVVPNPDLRGRKRILEVHTRKTPLSKEVDLEVLARGTPGFSGADLENLVNEAALHAAKLSQDLVTMIDFEEAKDKVMMGKERRSMILSDEEKKTTAYHEAGHTLVAQFLPGTDPIHKVSIIPRGRALGVTMQLPVDDRHTYSKTYLQNNLAVLFGGRAAEELVFNSITTGAGNDIERATAMARRMVCEWGMSEEFGPMALGKKDDEVFLGRDMAHIKDYSDETAKLIDLEVKRILGDAYGRAKTILQDNVELLHSLSLALIDRETLTGEEVGRIIKGETLAPVQNGVKQASAPEAPAAEGDSPDEGFTLDEENSGDKAGE